One Spiroplasma endosymbiont of Cantharis nigra DNA segment encodes these proteins:
- a CDS encoding glycoside hydrolase family 1 protein, with protein MNKITKNFLWGASTSAYQVEGGWNEDGKGLSVQDVSAGGFIKGLNVKDITDFKVASDHYHHFKEDIALMAEMGFKSYRFSINWTRIYPKGIELEPNKKGIDFYHKLLDELIKYKIEPLVTIHHFDLPNYLEEKGGWKNKDLIVEAYLKYAKTLFNEYKGKVKFWQTINEQNMIVMFGHLLGKQMTGIDKGQESYQMFHNMNVAQAKAIILLKTIDKKAKIGVAPNISLVYAQSNKPEDVLAAHNANLIRNWIYIDPFVKGSYDKVLLNFWKSNNYNIEITNEELKLFKKAKINFIAFNYYSSMSVKAPTTDQEFKVGDQQMGFNLEEMFQSAKNEHLKTSEYGWEIDPLGFRLTARALHDRYNLPIIITENGLGAKDELTSEGKIHDKYRIDYLRKHIEQIPKIINDGVKLFGYNPWSAIDLVSTHQGISKRYGFVYVNRDEFDLKDMKRYRKDSFFWYQKVIKSNGEDIS; from the coding sequence ATGAATAAAATAACAAAAAACTTTCTGTGAGGTGCTTCTACAAGTGCTTACCAGGTTGAAGGGGGTTGAAATGAAGATGGTAAGGGTTTATCTGTTCAAGATGTTAGTGCGGGAGGTTTTATTAAAGGTTTAAATGTTAAAGATATTACTGATTTTAAAGTAGCCTCTGATCATTATCATCATTTTAAAGAAGATATTGCTTTAATGGCCGAAATGGGTTTTAAATCTTATCGTTTTTCAATTAATTGAACACGAATTTATCCTAAAGGAATTGAACTAGAACCCAATAAAAAGGGAATTGATTTTTATCATAAACTATTAGATGAGCTAATTAAATATAAAATCGAGCCTTTAGTTACAATTCACCATTTTGATTTACCAAATTATCTAGAAGAAAAAGGTGGTTGGAAAAATAAGGATTTAATAGTAGAAGCTTATTTAAAATATGCCAAGACACTATTTAACGAGTATAAAGGTAAGGTCAAATTCTGACAAACAATTAATGAACAAAACATGATAGTTATGTTTGGTCATTTACTGGGAAAACAAATGACAGGAATTGATAAAGGCCAAGAATCTTATCAAATGTTTCATAATATGAATGTTGCTCAAGCAAAAGCAATTATTCTTTTAAAAACTATTGATAAAAAAGCAAAAATAGGAGTAGCTCCAAATATCTCTTTAGTTTATGCACAAAGCAATAAACCTGAAGATGTTTTAGCAGCTCATAATGCAAATTTAATTAGAAATTGAATTTATATTGATCCTTTTGTAAAAGGAAGTTATGATAAAGTTTTATTAAACTTCTGAAAAAGCAATAATTACAATATTGAAATTACTAATGAGGAATTAAAATTATTTAAAAAAGCAAAAATTAATTTTATTGCTTTTAACTACTATAGTTCTATGAGTGTTAAAGCCCCAACAACAGACCAAGAATTTAAAGTTGGCGATCAACAAATGGGGTTTAACTTAGAAGAAATGTTTCAATCAGCAAAGAATGAACATTTAAAAACCAGTGAATATGGTTGAGAAATTGATCCACTTGGATTTAGGCTAACTGCAAGAGCATTACATGATAGATATAATTTACCAATAATTATTACTGAAAATGGCTTAGGAGCCAAAGACGAATTGACAAGTGAGGGTAAAATACATGATAAGTATCGTATTGATTATTTAAGAAAACATATTGAACAAATTCCAAAAATTATTAATGATGGTGTCAAATTATTTGGTTATAATCCTTGAAGTGCTATTGATTTGGTTTCAACCCATCAAGGAATTTCAAAGCGCTATGGTTTTGTTTATGTTAATCGTGATGAGTTTGATTTAAAAGATATGAAACGTTATAGAAAGGACAGCTTCTTTTGATATCAAAAAGTAATTAAATCAAATGGAGAAGATATTAGTTAA
- a CDS encoding ATP-binding protein yields the protein MNKVSKKTLKVLNIIQKLDEEDFLTLKSVLKDQFSKEEMDFLENQYAGRNFVLKSSSIIKSSSSIKEIYKLEIEKINKLLNSQTLIEKIGGLKILFYGKTGTGKTSLVEEIAYLNKHLLFEKITLESILSSKLGQTQLNLISLVTNLNLKYKNKKVILFFDELDSVISNRQNKNDVAEHDRIVASFIKFFDELDINYIIFAATNMMESIDIAIQRRFNIHVEGKLFSVETFAKLYNDENENNELSLRLLNSTFILNDELLFSLSDLKSFEQEVIIDTEIYNKVDTLQIFWNKFKNFLVLRSDDEISKRTKERLGV from the coding sequence ATGAATAAAGTGAGTAAAAAAACATTAAAAGTGCTTAATATAATTCAAAAATTGGATGAAGAAGACTTTTTAACATTAAAATCAGTATTAAAAGATCAATTTTCAAAAGAAGAAATGGATTTTTTAGAGAATCAATATGCAGGAAGAAATTTTGTTCTTAAATCTTCTTCAATAATAAAAAGTAGTTCTTCAATTAAGGAAATATACAAATTAGAAATTGAAAAAATAAATAAATTATTAAATAGTCAAACTCTTATTGAAAAAATAGGAGGACTTAAAATTTTATTTTATGGTAAAACAGGAACTGGTAAAACATCATTAGTTGAAGAAATTGCGTATCTTAATAAGCATTTATTATTTGAAAAGATAACTTTAGAAAGTATTTTAAGTTCAAAATTAGGACAAACACAATTAAACTTAATTTCTTTGGTAACAAATTTAAATTTAAAATATAAAAATAAAAAGGTAATTTTATTTTTTGATGAGTTAGATTCTGTAATTTCAAATAGACAGAATAAAAATGATGTTGCAGAACACGACAGAATTGTAGCATCTTTTATAAAATTTTTTGATGAACTGGATATTAATTATATTATTTTTGCAGCTACAAATATGATGGAATCAATTGATATCGCTATTCAAAGAAGATTCAATATACATGTAGAAGGAAAATTATTCTCTGTTGAGACATTTGCAAAATTATACAATGATGAAAATGAAAATAATGAGTTATCTTTGAGATTATTGAACTCTACTTTTATTTTAAATGACGAATTACTCTTTTCACTTAGTGATTTAAAATCATTTGAACAGGAAGTAATTATTGATACTGAGATTTATAATAAAGTTGATACTCTTCAAATTTTTTGAAATAAATTTAAAAATTTTCTGGTTCTTAGATCAGATGATGAAATATCTAAAAGAACTAAAGAGAGGCTTGGAGTATAA